The Halomonas sp. 7T genome contains a region encoding:
- a CDS encoding high-potential iron-sulfur protein, protein MANQSRRKFMRNSVLGLAALPFGAGILSKTAFAQELPRLDPSSPTAQALNYVEVASEASDHPAYEDGEVCDNCMFYTESNEGCQLFPQNSVEPKGWCQSWTAKA, encoded by the coding sequence ATGGCTAATCAAAGCCGTCGTAAGTTCATGCGTAACAGCGTGCTGGGCCTGGCTGCCCTGCCGTTTGGTGCCGGCATCCTGTCGAAAACTGCTTTTGCACAGGAGCTGCCCCGCTTAGACCCTTCTTCGCCAACGGCGCAGGCACTTAACTACGTCGAAGTCGCAAGCGAGGCAAGCGATCACCCAGCTTACGAGGATGGCGAAGTTTGCGATAACTGCATGTTCTACACAGAGAGCAACGAAGGTTGCCAGCTTTTCCCACAAAACAGTGTCGAGCCGAAAGGCTGGTGTCAGTCCTGGACTGCCAAAGCATAA